Within Staphylococcus sp. NRL 16/872, the genomic segment AATTTTACTCAACAATTAGCTAAAAAGATTAAAGCAAAATATACTAATCTTGCTGAAAGTGGGACTACCATGAGTGATATTTACCAACAAGCTTCTAAAATTAAAGGCGATTTAATCATCATACAAGGTACTGATGGTGATTGGGTCAAAAACGTAGATATAGGCACTGATAAAACGGATATAAAAACGTTTTACGGTGCCTTTTATAGTGCGATTGAAGTCATCAAAAAGAATAACCCTAAAGCAAAATTATTGGTAATGACACCTGCAAGACAGTGCTATATGGAAGGTTCTAAGGTTAAACGCAAAGATACTGATAAGAACGATAAAGGTAAAACTTTGATTGATTACGTAAACGTACAAATAGATATTTGTAACGACTTGGATATACCTGTGTTTGATGCGTATCGATATGAAAGTTTCAAACCATACAGTCCAGCTTTTAGAAAATCTAGTATGCCAGACGGCCTTCATTTTAACGATAAAGGACACGAAGTCATCATGTATGAATTAATTAAAGATTATTATCAATTTTATGACTAAAAGGAGGCAAAATATGATAAAAGATATTGTTACAAAATTGCATTCTTACTTCGGTGAAAAATTCATTAATCAAGTTGAAAGTAATTTTGAAAATATCACTAGTTGGTCTAACAATGTAGAAGATAACATCAAAGCACATAAAACAAGCGACAAAGTAGCACACAATTCATCTCAAATCACATATGCTGACACAACAGTAAGTGAATTTTTAACCTATTTGAAAGGTCAGCAATCAGCATTGGTTTTAGGACATAATGGCGACGGTGTTGCGGAATTAAAAGCATCACGCACTGCTATTGACGGTACAAATCACGATGTACTCTCAGATAGATTATTTTATGACTTTAATAAAACTAAAAATGATATGGATAAATTACGAGATGAGTTTACAACGAAGCTTAGACGTAATGTACATGTAGATGATTTTGGTGGTGATCCAACAGGTAAAAACGATAGTACAAAAGCTTTTGAACAAGCGTTAGGCAATGGTAATGTAACAGTTAATATGAGTGCAGGTGCTTATATCGTTACTGGCATTAAAATACCTAATAACACAAGATTGATTGGACAAGGCAAAGATATTACCACAATTAAACTTGCTAATAATACACCTGCCGAAAATTGTGGTATTACCAACCTAAAAACAAGCGGTAATGCAGAAAATATATCAATCGAAAACTTCACTTTTGATGGTAATAAATTTAGACAGGGTGGAGGTTTAAAACCGTCTGGTGGCTCACGTTCTTCTAATATACGTTTTGCAGGTGTTAAAGGTGGTTTTATTTATAACGTCAAATCACATCATTCATTATTACATGGTATTGATGTAACGTTTGCGAGTGATGATTATTATTACCAAGGTGACGGTAATAGAGTGCCACAATCATTAGAAAGTCAGTTTGTACACATAGATAAATGTGAAGTTCATGATTTTGGTGACGACGGTATTACTACCCACCATTCACGCAATATAACAATATCTAACTGTTACGCTCATCACCCTACAATTAGTGGCGGTAATAATAACGGTATTGAAATTGATGACGGTTCTCAACAAATTTATTTATCAGATAATAAAACAGAACGTAACTTTGGTGGTTTAGAAATCAAAGCACATGCAACTGCTAGTGCTGCAAGAGCCGTATTTGTTAACAATCATCAATCATATGAAGATATACGATCATATAACATCAGACATATCGGCCACCACAGAAAGAAAACAGATACCCTTACTAAAACGGCAGATACAATTGTTCTAAACAACTGTGCTGCCCTTTATCCTAAATATAATGGTGTTTATCCAGACACAACGCCTAGAGCGTTAGTGGTAAGTGCTTATCGCAACGTAACAATTAATAACTTTACTGCTATTGGTGATGATGACTTTGGTAAACTCGCTAGTGGTAAATTTGACGATAACTTACCGGCCATAGCACTACAATTTATGAGTGCCAATATAACTTTGAATAACATTAATATCATGGACTTTAAAAACGCGGGTGCTGATATACAGATTTACGGTGGAGATAATAGAGGTTATCGTCATGTTATCAGTAACTTCAACATTTTAAATTCATCTAAAAAAGTGGGAATTCAAAGTGGTGGTGGAATTTACGAGTTAAAAATCATCAATGGAAATATGAAAGGTAACGGTACTGGAAATGCTATTGTTGCTTATAACAATACAACTGAAATAAGTGGTGTTAGCGTTGATTACTACGATTACGCAGCAGTTATTGCAGATGAAAAGTATAAAGTTGCACCGACTGTATTAAAGGGGCCGTTAAGTGCAAGTACAACTGGCTCGGCAGCAGTTGCAGAAAAAAGTGCGGTTATCGCATCGAGTGGCGGTACTAAAGCGTATAGTCCACGTTCTTTTGCATTAGGTGCAGGTATGAGTTCAAAAGCTATGGGTTCGAGAAGTGGAGTTATCAACTCGTTGAGTTCGGAAACGGATAGATATAGCCACGCTCAAACAATTTTGAACAGTCGTAACGTTAAATCACCTGGAAGTTACCATATTGTTGCTGGTTACAGTGATAAAGGTAAACCCTCTACATCGAATATTAAAATTGACTTTAATGTATTGAAAGGCGATCTAACTTTAGATGGTAAGTTGAAACAAAACAATGCAGATATTGCTGAGTATTTCGAAAGCCAAAGTGGTCAAGCCATTGATTTGGGGACTATTGTAACTTTAGACGGTGATAAAATCAGAAAAGCACAACCGAGTGATAGACCTATTGGTGTTATATCTGGTACTGCAGCTTTAATAGCAAACGACAAAACCTATCAACATAAAGATAGATATCTTAAAAATGAGTATGGTGTAACTATTACAAATC encodes:
- a CDS encoding peptidase G2 autoproteolytic cleavage domain-containing protein, whose protein sequence is MIKDIVTKLHSYFGEKFINQVESNFENITSWSNNVEDNIKAHKTSDKVAHNSSQITYADTTVSEFLTYLKGQQSALVLGHNGDGVAELKASRTAIDGTNHDVLSDRLFYDFNKTKNDMDKLRDEFTTKLRRNVHVDDFGGDPTGKNDSTKAFEQALGNGNVTVNMSAGAYIVTGIKIPNNTRLIGQGKDITTIKLANNTPAENCGITNLKTSGNAENISIENFTFDGNKFRQGGGLKPSGGSRSSNIRFAGVKGGFIYNVKSHHSLLHGIDVTFASDDYYYQGDGNRVPQSLESQFVHIDKCEVHDFGDDGITTHHSRNITISNCYAHHPTISGGNNNGIEIDDGSQQIYLSDNKTERNFGGLEIKAHATASAARAVFVNNHQSYEDIRSYNIRHIGHHRKKTDTLTKTADTIVLNNCAALYPKYNGVYPDTTPRALVVSAYRNVTINNFTAIGDDDFGKLASGKFDDNLPAIALQFMSANITLNNINIMDFKNAGADIQIYGGDNRGYRHVISNFNILNSSKKVGIQSGGGIYELKIINGNMKGNGTGNAIVAYNNTTEISGVSVDYYDYAAVIADEKYKVAPTVLKGPLSASTTGSAAVAEKSAVIASSGGTKAYSPRSFALGAGMSSKAMGSRSGVINSLSSETDRYSHAQTILNSRNVKSPGSYHIVAGYSDKGKPSTSNIKIDFNVLKGDLTLDGKLKQNNADIAEYFESQSGQAIDLGTIVTLDGDKIRKAQPSDRPIGVISGTAALIANDKTYQHKDRYLKNEYGVTITNRVQKEFIDDDGNSHFEWRDIPVENPDYDEKLDYVSREDRPEWNVVGLLGQIYTNVEQYVAPGDYISGRAGIGYKDDVNGVGRVMSITTPYTQERGYAIAKVLWGVKR